The genomic DNA GGGGCGTAATCCGAAGGCAATGTCCAGGTATTCCTGCATCTCAGGCTTGCCAAGTCCGAGGGTGATATAAGCTTTTGTGGGGCTGGCGTCCAAGTCTCCGTAGGCTGCGAAAGTGTTGTTGGCGAGTTCATCGTACGTCGGCAGCGGTTCGACTGGCTTGCCGAAGCCATTGCCATCCCCCATCGGATATCGCTCAGGCTTGAAATTGTGAATGTAGAGAAAGTCTTTTGTCCGAATCGCACGCTGAGGGTACGGGAGATTGCCTTCTCGGACACTGGCAACATGTCGCTCTCGGCCCGTGATGACCGCATCGCGCGAAGCATCAACGAGACCTGATGAGCCGGCTTCTAAAACGTTCAATAAGCTACGGCCCGTCATCACCGTGGGAGGTTCGATGCCTGCTGCTTCAAGAAACGTTGGAGCAAGATCCGGAAGGCATACAAAATCTTCGACGATACGACCGGCTGGAACATTCTTCCCCCAGCGAATCGCCAGCGGGACATGAGTCCCCAAATCGTACAAATTGCACTTCCCGCGAGGAATTCCCGGGACGCCATGATCTCCGGAAACGATCACGATGGTGTTTTCCAGCTCGCCCAGACGTTCAAGTTCATCGATCAAGACCCCCAGACCATTGTCAAACGCCTGAACTTCACCCAGATAGTCAGCGAAGTCCTCGCGGACAATGTGAACGTCCGGCAAGTACGGAGGAAGTTTTCCTTCGAGTTCGTCTGGATCAATTCCCCAGAGTGCTTTTCCAGAACCTTTGATCCACTTACGATGACAGTTCGTCGGACCAAACCAGTAGCAAAACGGCTCATTCTTGTCGCGATCCTTCAAGAATGATGTGAAGTTGCCGCGCACTTCATCGTAAAGCGTTTGCTTGGCAGCCTCAGGATTTTCTGCCGCAGAAGCAAATTGAGAGAATCGGTTGAATTTGTTTCCGCTCTTGTTGTAAGCCGTTCGACGGGCTCCGTATGGGGCATTCGCGACCGTTCCCGGACTCCAGACTTTGTAGCTGTGTCCGATGTGATACCCTTCTTTTTCTAACAACAACGGATAGGTCGGGATTGTTTCATCCCAAATGGCACCTTGCAGAATCGCCCCTCGTCCGGTTCTCCAGAAGTACTGACCTGAAAGCAACGAGCTGCGACACGGGGTACACGATGGAGCGTTCACAAATGCGTTTTTGAAGAGAACTCCTTCTTTTGCGATCCGGTCAAAGTTCGGCGTTGCCACCAGATCGCTCGGCCCACCAGGTTCGAGTTTCGCATAGGCGCTGGCATAGCGTCCCCAGTCGTCTGCAAATGCAAACACAATGTTTGGTCGACTCGCAGCTTCCAGAGGACCAGCAAAAACGATCCCAAAGAACAGTGTGAGTCGTACCAATCGTTGGATGAGTGACTTCATAGGTGGACACATCTTGCTTGAAATGACTGATTGAAAGTGCTTGCCCCGCTCATAAAACCGGTCTTCCTGCATTCATGCAATTAAGAAGGAGTTCGGGTTGGGTTTGTTGCGACTAAGAGTATAGATGATATCGTGCATGGCGAGAATTTTCAGCGTTTTTTCATGCGATCGTTGTGCAGGGGCTCTCAAGGGATCGAATAGAAAAGTGATTTTCTCAGTGGTTTAGAACTGGTCTCAAAACTTTCTGTTCACTTCTCTGATACAGAGGAGGGTCGCAATTCCATAGGTTTTGAAGCAGCTCAAGAGTCCTGAAGTATGTGTGAAGACCGATTCGTCGCGATAGTGATCTCGAGTTGACTGAGAAGTTCATGTGACATTTTCGAGCTAAGGACTAGAATCGAGGGACTCAGATGTTTCGACCTGTTTTGGTTGACTCTGGAACCAGTCCGAAAACTTCTGGAATAGCTGCTTTTCGCCACGTTTGAGAGAGCAATTTCAAGTTTCGGGATCAATTTTGGAGTGATCAGAAACAGTTCTTCGAAACTGTGAACAAAATTGCGTTTTCGCAGTGAACATTGTCCTACCTTGAGCAATTCCTCTGCCGCGTACCCAACCGAACCACCAGACTCGAGAGTAAAAAAATACTGTGAAGGAACTCGTCTCACCCAGACAGGTCGCTCAGGCAATCGGCGCGAGTGAATCCTCTTTGAAACGCTGGTGCGATCAAGGAAAGATTCCGACGGTCTACACTGCGGGTGGACATCGGCGCATCCCGGTGAGCGGGGTTCTGACGTTCCTGAGAAAAGCCGGGATGGAGATTCGGAGTCCTGAGATCCTCGGACTCCCAGCAGCGACAACCGGCGGGGGAGAGCGAAAGCTTCACGAAGAACAGGCCCGCCTGCTGCAAGCTCTTGTTCGTGGGGAAGAAAGTGTTTGCGTTGAGGTGACTCTCAATCTGTACCTTGCGAATTATCCAATGAGCCTGATTTGTGACGAAGTGCTGGCGAAGTCCTTCGAGCAGATCGGTGAGAAGTGGGGCTGCGGAGATGTCGCGGTGTATCAGGAACGGCGTTCTTGTGAGTTATGCCACCGTGTGATGCATGAACTCCGTCGCTCTCTCCCCGAACTTCCAGTGGACGCCCCGGTCGCTGTCGGCGGAACAATCGATGGCGATCCTTATACACTTGCCTCGGCGATGGCGGAACTCGTTCTCAGAGACTTAGGATTTCGGGCTGCATCGCTCGGGAACATGCTCCCTTTCTCCTCGCTGGCTCAAGCCTTGTGTGAGACTCAACCGAAACTCTTCTGGGTGAGTGTTTCAACAATTCGTGATCTTGATCGGTTTCTTGAAGAGTTCGACCGCCTCTCGACACTCGCATTCGATAATCAGGTGACTCTGGTCGTTGGGGGAAAGGGGTTGACTGATGACGTTCGAAAGCAAATGAAATACAGTGCCTTCTGCGATAACTTCCAACACCTGGCAGCCGTTGCAAAACAAGTCGTCACCAATTCATCACAAGCAGGCGAATAAGCCCTGCGAAGAAATTGATTTTCTAACAGCGTGAAAGTCGCAATTGCGAGCAATGCCTGAACTCTCCCCGACCGAACTGGACTCTGCCCGGAGTTTAATCCAGACAGCCTTCGCTGAAGATCTGGCGGATTCGGAAGATATCACAACGAACTCACTCGTTCCCGTGACAGCGACCGGGAGCATCAACGTTGTTTCAAGAGAATCGGGAGTGTTGAGTGGCTGCGTGGTTGCGAAAGAAATTTTTGAAATCTTTGATTCGCAAATTCAATTTGAATCACTCCTGCATGATGGGGCAAAGTTAGAACCGGGGAGCGTGATCGCAAAAATTTCTGGTTCGATGCGTTCCATTCTCACAGCTGAGCGAACCGCATTAAATTTCCTCACCATGCTCAGCGGGACAGCGTCATTGACTCGGAAGTTCGTCGATGCCGTAGCTGGCACAGAAGCAAAAATTTTGGATACCCGGAAAACACTTCCGGGAATCAGAGAGCTGCAGAAATTCGCAGTACGCTGCGGAGGCGGAACCAACCACCGCATGGGGCTGTTCGATGCTGTCCTCATTAAAGATAATCATCTCGCATGGTGGTCCGGTGACGGTGATAACACTCTTGCAAACGCTGTGGCATCCTCTCGAAAGATGGTTGCATCAGAAGTGATCGTCGAAATTGAAGTTGACTCGCTCGATCAGTTCAGAGACGCAGTGCAAGGCGATCCGGATATCGTATTGCTGGACAACATGACTCTCGAACAACTTCGGGAAGCCGTTCGCTTTCGTGATCAAAACAAACCAGCAGTTCAACTTGAAGCTTCCGGAGGTGTGACCCTGAAAACAGTCGCCGACATCGCAGCGACCGGAGTTGACCGAATCAGCGTAGGAGCTCTCACGCATTCTGCAGTTGCCCTCGATATCGGCTTCGACTGGAGAAGCTAGAACACTTCGTGTTTCTTGTGCCCGTGAAGAACGCGTTTCACCAGTGAAATTGCTGTACGCCACGAGGCAGAACGCGAACACCAATTCGAAAATGGCTATAGCAGCGCCGTAATTCTTTATTTGCCGCGACGGCGACTCTGCTTATTCGCGAGATCTGATAGATCCAATTCGAAGAAACCGCTGAGGCGAATGCTTGAGTGGATTTCTTTGATTCGTTCTGAAGATGGTTCCAGAGCGGGTGACATTTTCGAGCTTAAAACAACAACGATTGAGTGAAGTCAATTTGACCGGTTGCGAAATGGATCAGGAGTTGCCATTCTCACAATTGTGAGCGATTCTGATTTCATTGATAACATCCGACATCGGCTGAACTTTTCAATATGTACACGTTGTTGATTCTATATGCGCTCGTCGCTGTTGGGTTTTCTTTTTTCTGTTCGATTGCAGAAGCAGTCCTGTTGAGTGTGACTCCTTCTTTTATTGCAACGCTGAAAGAGAAGGGGAAACCGTCAGCGACGTTGCTCGAAAAACTCAAGGGGAATGTGGATCGTCCGCTTGCTGCGATTCTCAGCTTGAATACCGTCGCACATACAGTGGGGGCCGCCGGCGTTGGTGCTGAAGCTGCGAAAATCTGGCAAACGGAACATGCCGGTGGACACGCTGTCGGCTGGGCCTCTGCAGTCATGACGCTCGTTATTCTGGTTCTCTCTGAAATTATTCCAAAGACAATTGGAGCCGTCTACTGGCGACCTCTTGCCGGACCGATTGCTTACATGGTGAGCTGGTTGATTTTGGTTTTATACCCGCTGGTTCTGCTCTCCGAGAAGTTGACTCAACTGATTGGTGGGAAAGATCGTGAAGGAATTATTACACGTGAAGAAGTTGCAGCCATGGCACACATCAGTGCTCAGACTGGGCAAATTGAAGCCAGTGAGTCCAGGATTCTGGCGAACTTGTTCAAGCTGCAAGTTCTGGTCGCGGAAGATGTCATGACGCCGCGAACGGTGATCCGGGCATTTCCACAATCAATGACCGTGAACGAAGTCGTGCAACAGTTTCCGATGCTTGCTGTCTCGCGGATTCCGATTTATGAAGTGGACATCGATAGCGTGACCGGCTTTGTTTTAAAGTCAGACATTTTGCTTGCTCAAGCGAATGAGAAAAAACAAACAACCCTCAAAGAACTTGGTCGAGAGATCAAAAAAATTGCCGCGTCGACTCCGCTTTCTGAACTTTTCGATCTACTCCTGAATGAACGAGCACACATCGCGCTGGTTTTGGATCAGTATGGTGGGACCGATGGATTGGTCACGCTGGAGGATGTGATTGAAACGCTGCTCGGTATGGAGATTGTCGACGAAGCTGACAAAGCTGACGACATGCAAAAGCTTGCTCGCAAGCAATGGGAGAAGCGAGCCAAAGCGATGGGGCTCGAACCATAAAGATAACTCGTACGGCCTCGTGCAGAAATTACTTACAAAACAAAGAGATGTCACTACGATAACATCAAAAAACGGAACTGAAAAAATGCTTCTGCGAATTCCTCTGTTCGTGATTTTCCTGTTACCATTTTGTTCGATTTGCGATGCTCAGGAAGTTCCCTCAAAAATCGTTGCTGAGAATGCCAAGGCTGGTAGCCTGGATTGGCAATTAACCCGAGTTCGTCCTGATTCCGGGGGATATCGTTCACCTGCAATTGAAGGATACTGCTCAAAACAAAGTGTTGCAGCTGGCGAATCCATCGATGTCATGATCTCGACTGATCCGCCATCGCCCTACAAAATTGAATTCTTTCGCATGGGGTATTATGGCGGGCGTGGTGCTCGATTGATGAAGACGATCGATCGCCTCGAAGGAAAAACACAGCCGATCCCTGAACCGGGAGAAAAGGCACTTCATGAATGCCAATGGGAAACTTCGACCTCGCTGACGATCCCGGAAGACTGGTTGAGCGGAGTCTACCTGGGGCGGATGACAACACTCCCAGAGAGTGAAGAGAAGCCGTATTGGCAAAGCTACGTGGTCTTCGTAGTTAAAGATGACCGACCGGCGGATGTGTTGTTTCAAGTTTCTGACAACACTTGGCAAGCCTACAATCGCTGGCCCAGTAATTATTCCGTATACACCCATCCGAAAGGTGTACAAGGTCCGTGGGCAGATGTCAGCTTTGATCGACCATACGGAAAAGAAGCTCAATTTACTGGAGTCGTCGCTGACCCGTTGACGTTCGGATCGGGCGAGTTTTTGCCATTCGAGTTTCCGTTGTCGTACTGGTTAGAAAAGCACGGTTACGACGTTTCTTACTGCTCGAACAGCGACATGTTGACGCCAGATCGAGGCCAGAAATGCAAAGTCTTTATCAGTATTGGACACGATGAATATTGGGATATCCGGCAGTTCGAAAGCGTCACAAAAATGCGCGACTCCGGTGTGAATTTGCTGTTCCTGTCTGGAAACAGTGTTTGCTGGGTTGCACCGTTTCGTGACTCTTCATCAGGAAATCCGAATCGTATTTTCTTTCGAGCAGGCCCATACGGAGCTCAGAACGACTA from Thalassoglobus polymorphus includes the following:
- a CDS encoding sulfatase family protein, translated to MKSLIQRLVRLTLFFGIVFAGPLEAASRPNIVFAFADDWGRYASAYAKLEPGGPSDLVATPNFDRIAKEGVLFKNAFVNAPSCTPCRSSLLSGQYFWRTGRGAILQGAIWDETIPTYPLLLEKEGYHIGHSYKVWSPGTVANAPYGARRTAYNKSGNKFNRFSQFASAAENPEAAKQTLYDEVRGNFTSFLKDRDKNEPFCYWFGPTNCHRKWIKGSGKALWGIDPDELEGKLPPYLPDVHIVREDFADYLGEVQAFDNGLGVLIDELERLGELENTIVIVSGDHGVPGIPRGKCNLYDLGTHVPLAIRWGKNVPAGRIVEDFVCLPDLAPTFLEAAGIEPPTVMTGRSLLNVLEAGSSGLVDASRDAVITGRERHVASVREGNLPYPQRAIRTKDFLYIHNFKPERYPMGDGNGFGKPVEPLPTYDELANNTFAAYGDLDASPTKAYITLGLGKPEMQEYLDIAFGLRPKEELYDIKKDPHQLNNLAGNADYSKVREQLSTRLFSVLRETGDPRVTGDGTTYDTPPFTDAFKRRKR
- a CDS encoding MerR family transcriptional regulator — protein: MKELVSPRQVAQAIGASESSLKRWCDQGKIPTVYTAGGHRRIPVSGVLTFLRKAGMEIRSPEILGLPAATTGGGERKLHEEQARLLQALVRGEESVCVEVTLNLYLANYPMSLICDEVLAKSFEQIGEKWGCGDVAVYQERRSCELCHRVMHELRRSLPELPVDAPVAVGGTIDGDPYTLASAMAELVLRDLGFRAASLGNMLPFSSLAQALCETQPKLFWVSVSTIRDLDRFLEEFDRLSTLAFDNQVTLVVGGKGLTDDVRKQMKYSAFCDNFQHLAAVAKQVVTNSSQAGE
- the nadC gene encoding carboxylating nicotinate-nucleotide diphosphorylase, giving the protein MPELSPTELDSARSLIQTAFAEDLADSEDITTNSLVPVTATGSINVVSRESGVLSGCVVAKEIFEIFDSQIQFESLLHDGAKLEPGSVIAKISGSMRSILTAERTALNFLTMLSGTASLTRKFVDAVAGTEAKILDTRKTLPGIRELQKFAVRCGGGTNHRMGLFDAVLIKDNHLAWWSGDGDNTLANAVASSRKMVASEVIVEIEVDSLDQFRDAVQGDPDIVLLDNMTLEQLREAVRFRDQNKPAVQLEASGGVTLKTVADIAATGVDRISVGALTHSAVALDIGFDWRS
- a CDS encoding CNNM domain-containing protein, translating into MYTLLILYALVAVGFSFFCSIAEAVLLSVTPSFIATLKEKGKPSATLLEKLKGNVDRPLAAILSLNTVAHTVGAAGVGAEAAKIWQTEHAGGHAVGWASAVMTLVILVLSEIIPKTIGAVYWRPLAGPIAYMVSWLILVLYPLVLLSEKLTQLIGGKDREGIITREEVAAMAHISAQTGQIEASESRILANLFKLQVLVAEDVMTPRTVIRAFPQSMTVNEVVQQFPMLAVSRIPIYEVDIDSVTGFVLKSDILLAQANEKKQTTLKELGREIKKIAASTPLSELFDLLLNERAHIALVLDQYGGTDGLVTLEDVIETLLGMEIVDEADKADDMQKLARKQWEKRAKAMGLEP
- a CDS encoding N,N-dimethylformamidase beta subunit family domain-containing protein translates to MLLRIPLFVIFLLPFCSICDAQEVPSKIVAENAKAGSLDWQLTRVRPDSGGYRSPAIEGYCSKQSVAAGESIDVMISTDPPSPYKIEFFRMGYYGGRGARLMKTIDRLEGKTQPIPEPGEKALHECQWETSTSLTIPEDWLSGVYLGRMTTLPESEEKPYWQSYVVFVVKDDRPADVLFQVSDNTWQAYNRWPSNYSVYTHPKGVQGPWADVSFDRPYGKEAQFTGVVADPLTFGSGEFLPFEFPLSYWLEKHGYDVSYCSNSDMLTPDRGQKCKVFISIGHDEYWDIRQFESVTKMRDSGVNLLFLSGNSVCWVAPFRDSSSGNPNRIFFRAGPYGAQNDYALERIELNGPFPEHGPDEGLLMGVRNVRPVNGGGDWVITKPDHWMFDGTGVKKGDRIPGLIGWEYHGQPADIPGLEVVAAGTAFQGGVNPQQWAATIYPGPKENFVFNASTIFWAQGLSSPPGHVLPWSHWSRPHGPDERVQKITHNLLKRAIE